TGCATTATAATGAtgcaaagcacactgccaaaatcgcACAAGACTAtatgaagaagaaacaaaagtgaaaactaTGAATAGGCCAAGTCTGTTGCCTGTCTTAAATCCAACTGAATATGTCTGAGGTCTTTCAAAGAGAAATATCATTCAAACACAACTCCTCCAGCAAAGAAGAGCTAGAAAAAATGCTCTGAATAATGCCAGAACATCTCTCAGGAAATTCACAATTCTCTGTGCCGAGGAGAATTGagtctgtcatcaaaaataaaagtggacATTCAAAGTAttcacaaaatttaaaaaaaaaaaaatctcagtaaTTAAAAGTAGTGGATTTATGTTGTGGCATCTAAGACAGAAATACACATTAGCTGGAAATGTATTGTGTTGTCTAAGTCTTTGGTATGGCATGAGATGAAAAAAACTCTTCATGACACTTAATGTTGAGATGTAAGgcgtttctttttctgttactgtttttttctttggcgCTTGTTTTATCTGTAAGCACTGTGAAAGCACAACTGTTAACATGACGGATGAGCATGAATGATGGTGCCGAAGGTTTTTGCACTGACATTTTGGACGTTCCATGCTCTGACGGTACCATCAGTAGAAGCACTGCAGACTGTGGCGCTGCTGTTCCAGATGTCTGGCTGCTGGGATGAATTCCCCTGCATGTAGACAAACCCTACCACTCTGCCTGATGGACAGGGTGCAATATACAAAATTAAATGGCAAGTACTTTGAAGTCATGCATGAGAGATTCTAGAAATGCAGCGAGAGAAAGCGTACCTGTGTGCCCTCTGAGGCTTTTGCAGGTGTATCCTCCTGACTGACCCTTTGTCATcttcttctccaaatggcaccGTCTCAAGAAATATCTCTTCCATGAGTGATTTATTTGTTCACTCCCCAGTACAGAGAGGTTACAGAAACTCCAGCGCTGCAGACACATCCTCCTGAAGAGAGTCAAGAATCAGAATTATTCCCACACTTATCGCCCATCCCCTGTTTTGAagagacaggaagtgaaggaAGCTCACCTCCATAACCAAGGAGTCTCTGCAGCTTCATGCCAGtcctgaaaatataaatatgaaatCAGATAATAGCTAGAcattcataaaaataataataatataactgTTTTTTAGGGCACCTTAAAATTGAATTGTACTTTGATAAACATACAACAAAAGAGGATACTCAGGAAGGCATGGTTAAACAGATAGCTCATTAGgcaaaacataaagaaaacagagaggaaaaagtagagaaataaagtggaaaaacacaaaataaagaacTGCAGTAGGagtaaataacacaaacaccaGCTGATACAAATTAAATACTGCAAACACAAAAACGCCACAGCACATTAAAGGAAAATGGAAATGCaatacagaaatacagaaatgagtagaataaaagcaaacagagaGGTTTTAAAGAGCTGCACTTCTGACAGGCTCTCTCAGCTACTTCCGCAAACCAGACCCTCCTCACCTGGCACACGCTCGAAACTCTGATCAAATCCTCCTCGCTGAGAAATGTAAAGATGTGAATGAGGCAGTCGCCGATCAGCTGTGGGAGATCAGGGTCCATGCTGACACGAATTATCTTTAACTACTTCttcacttgtgtttttctgaACTGAAAGCGACGGCGAAACGACAAGCTCGGGGAAGCTACGGAAAGAATACAGGGACAAGGAGCGGAGGGAGGTTCAGCTTCAACCGGCAAAACGCGTCCTGCGCCGCCAGATGTCGCCATTATAAAGGAGAGGCGATCCAGAGAGACGTCCAAGACGGAGGCGCACAACAGGTAGCGCGCACCTGATGCGTTATACAACGAGGAAAGGTGGATGAGTTCTACTTTttgatattaaaaaaatcacGCACTGCAATTCATAAGTGTGTAATTTCGCCAgctttctttcccttttttgACAGTGTGGAGGTTAGAGATTTGGGTTTGTACATCAAAATCTGCATGAAGTGATCTAGATTTTAATATATtggatgtattttttaaaaaatatattgtttctctcttttttctttatgattCTCCTTTTTTGGGGAAATACTGTCAATTGAGTGAGCCAAACTTGGTAACATGTCCTGTGCGTAAAATTACGCGTCAGACGTATAAATATTTTTGAGCAGCGACCTAGTTAACGACAAATAAATGACTGTCCCAATCAGTCAAGGTGAATTCACAGCAAAGGAGTGTGTaggcttgtgtgtgtatgtatgtatgaatgtgtgtgtctgcgtgtgtgttgAGATTCAGCCCTGGCGGGATTCTTCAGCAGGGCCCCATGTCTCCTGTGAACACGCCCCAGATAGATGAGGCAGATATATAGCCAAGACCTGCGGGTAGCAGAGGAACTGAGAGACAGAGATAATCGCACTTGTTCACCCCAAGGGTTACCTGTGACACCCTCGCAATGACAAGAGGGCCCAGCGAAAGGGGGCCACGTACTGAAGGGAGTTTGGATGACACCCCAGTCGGCGATTTGTAAAACTTCCCGAGCGTCCGCTGTTTTTGATGCTTTTCGTCACTTTGGACGTCCTCTGGAGTTACCTGGGCTGCGATCGACCGGAGAATAAGCGAGCAGAGTTATTAATCAGCTCCACAAATCGGTGCATGAAACTGAGAGCTGGGCCGCAATGAGTCGGAGAACGCGACGCTGGATTTTAAGAGTTTTGCTTTGTTTAGGAATTGTTTACCTGAAAATTGGGTGAGCTGCGTTCATTTGACCTTTTATTAGTCAGTCACAAAGTCTTTTAGTTTAATCATGAACGAATGGGAGATTTACCTGTTGTTGGTCCTTTCAAAGAACGACTagtgtttctttatttcctcAACAGCAGGTAGATGATCTCATACATGGAAATCAAGTGTTTAGTGAGGAGCGTAACCGTATGTCAGACTGCGTACTTATAACTCAGGACGTTTCTTTCGTTACAAATTTAAATGATGATAAAACTCCTAATGTGTAACTGTAATATAGATGACGTGCACCTTAACTcacatacatttttaagtgaaactaataattttggtggcaatacCTTCTGTTAAATTGCAACCACCCGGCATAAGTTTATATTTTACAGAAGAGCATGATAAATATTTTGGTTAATAGGTCTACCATCGCTTCTATTTAATAAATCCAATAGTGAAAATGCATTAAATGACACGTAAAATGttttgggttaaaaaaaaaagtcaaacaagaaaaaaacgaTTTAAAGAAAGTTGTTGGTGGCTTCTTTCCCTCAGTCCTGTCCATCTTCCATTCACAGTGGCTTCTCGTCGGTGGTGGCCCTAGGTGCGAGTATAATCTGTAACAAGATCCCAGGTTTGGCCCCCAGACAACGGATTATCTGCCAGAGTCGCCCCGATGCCATTATCGTCATCGGAGAGGGAGCCCAAATGGGCATCAACGAGTGTCAGTTTCAGTTCAAAAACGGGCGATGGAACTGCTCTGCGCTGGGAGAGAGGACTGTCTTCGGAAAAGAGTTGAAAGTGGGTATGTTGCTGTCTGTTAACGTTTGTTTactatttgattttttttctcccagcaGTAAACACAACTTATCAGTCACCTCGTACAGCAATGATGATCTTTACGCGTAAAATGCGCACAGCATTTGCCTCTGGCTGTTCTGTGTTGCAATTCAAAAGATGTCACCATTTCCAAGTGCCAAAGTGAATTAACTAAATTTAAAgctataaaataattaatattaaagactttaaaaaattatcttcacatgctttttcatttgttcCCAAAACACAGTCTAATATCTGGTGTTCCTTATTTCCAGTGACAAACTGCTCCAGACAGACATTATCATCTGCCATGCATTATTACACCCATAGTATAAGAAGCATCCCTTAAGGAGCTAGTGTCATTTACATCAGGCCTAGTTTTGCTCCAGACTTTTCATTGAGTAGGGCTTTCGGAGCATATATAAAAGGTATCTGAAGCCAGCATTGTAACAAAGCTCTTGTGAATGTTGGCAGCCTTTCTTTTCAGCCCGGCAGAGTCTCTAGAGACACATTTTCACTGGTCTTTATCCTGTCTAGTGATGGGTGCTGTGGCTCTCACTGTAAGGATGTGGATCTTACCACGGGTATAAGTTACAGTGAGGAATAGCCAAGAGGAAAGCAAGACTCCAAAGTATTAAATTAGAGAAAGAAATTAGTCCCAATCAACGTTCCTACTGCAGAGATAAAAGTTTCTTGTAAAGAGGGATGAACTCCAGGGGACGATGAAATTATAGTTGGAGTTGTGTGGCTTGTTTGTTGGTCACTGTGATAGGAAGAGGTGGATTAAAGACTGTTAGATACTGAGGATACTAATATGAGGAAAGCAAAACAGTGTTTATTCAAGAATATAGATATTTGGTCGAATAGTATCTTTATAGCTACAGTTGGTGAAACAATTTTGATTATCACAGAGGTGGTTTTGTAACaccattttgaaaaatatcttaaaagaacattttttttgtgaagatattaaaagaaaaagctaCAATAACACAATGGTCAGTAGCTTGGACCAGCTGTTTGAGGCCATCTTGCCTGCTGCATTTGGGAAGAAAGGATTATCGCTTCATGCTGCTGAAATGGAAACAGTGGTGTTTGACAATCTGTTCCTTTATGAATGAGTGGTTTTAGCCAATCAAGAGTTTTGGTCTGTGTTTCCAAGAGAGGAGTTTAAGTCTATGGCTTGGACAGCCATACCAAATAGATTGGTTTCACTGAACAGATTAGCGTAGAAGGCGGATGGTTGTAAATGAACACCATTGTTGATGCCCAAGCTGAGTGGAGCTGTGTAGCCTGCAGTCGCTCTTAAAGCAAAGTAGGAATGACCAGAAACGGACATATTGTGTACGGTTAAGGCAAGGTGCTCCAAATTTGTGGCATTTTAGACCTCAGCTATGTTTGAACTTTGTAATTACTCTGTGTGCACTGTATGAGCTGAGATCCACACTAAGTGTCATGAGTGATGGTAAACCGACACTGCCAGTTTAACTTATACAAGCTTTTGAATTTTTGTCGGCGCTCTTTTTAATCTCTTCCATCTCTCATTATTCATACCATCTCTTATGGTGAACCCGTGCACTCAGGACTGCAGGGGAAAAATTAACAACGGTGCAGTCAGAACTGACTGACTGCTCTGACACACCTTCTTTTTTGGCTCTGAGCCCATCAAGTCTATAAAAACGTCCACATAATTGATGCCTCaatatgagcttttttttcaatggcACGGGCACACATCCAAGATGTTTATCAAAAACATGGCAGCTTTACATAGTGAACCGGGTGACGGGAGGAAGCACAAAGAAGGTATGATGTTTGTTTTGAACAAACAGCGACAAGGGGAGCTTATTTACACATAGATATGATGGATGCAGTAATCAGCAGTTTGCTGTTTGCATGATAATGAATCATAGATCTGAAAATTAAAAAGCCGTTCTGCTTGCTGATGGGGTTTAAGAATACATGCATGTTTATTATATGCTTTTCAACATTGTAGAAGGAGGAAAATGTCCTGCTTTGCTCCCGTGTATAAGCCTACAAGACAAATGAGACTTTCTCCGGGTTATTTTGTGGCTGGAGAACTCAGCTTCAGGGTCTGTCTATGCCTTTGAGTCCTGTGAGATTAACCTTTAGTGATTTGTCGATATTTCCCTGTACGTAAATGATTTGTTAGCTGGACTTGGGTGCAGATAACGGCAGAATGAAGATTCTGATGTCACTGCCTTATGAGTTTACACAGAATGTGACAGTTTCCAAGTGGATCAATAGCCCTTCCTTGCCTACAACCCTCTTATTCATACAGCTTTGTTGACTATACCGCCAGCAGACATTTTGGTTCATGGGCAGGACAGTTTCCAGGTCAGGTTTCAAAACACTGCAGCCCTTGAGTGATATGCCAGGAAGACTGTGATGTAAGCACACAATATGTTAATAATTGATCTCTTTTGCCTATTTAAGAAATCTCTTACACACATATAGCATTCCCTTTAAACTGAAGGAGAAACACTATGATCTTCTCTATTTCACAAATCTAAATGCATAGCTGTGACATTTTATTcatcatcttttctttttctgctcctaCAGGCAGTAAAGAGGCTGCGTTCACCTACGCCATCATTGCAGCAGGTGTGGCCCATGCCATTACAGCAGCCTGTACGCAAGGCAACCTGAGTGACTGTAGCTGTGACAAGGAGAAGCAGGGTTTCTACAGCAAAGACCAAGGATGGAAGTGGGGAGGCTGCTCAGCAGATATCAGCTACGGCCTGGACTTCTCCAAAGTATTTATTGATGCTCGGGAGGTCAAACAGAATGCAAGGACGCTCATGAACCTCCATAATAACGAGGTGGGACGCAAGGTAAGAAACCAGCAATGGGCTCATGCCTAACcttatacattgtagaatttAATGCAAGtgatgtactcccacctccaccgAGATTCTCTCAGACGGTGAACTGATGGTTAAGTAGCTGGTGTCAGTGACTGCTAACAGTCTCTGCCATGCTTTGGTGTGGGTGAACCTTGCCAAAGACATGGGCAGTGAGGCCAAGCTTAAACGAGGACCTGAATAAAGGGCTGCTTTTAAGGGAAGAGCTGTCTAAGTGGCAGGATTTGATTACAGCCCAGATCTCTGCATTGAAAACAGATTGACGCTGTACAAAAAGGCATTAGCCCAGTCCACCCTGTGTTTTGCACCGCTTGGGCAGTGTACAGTTACCTTTATGACAATCCCCACCCGCAATTTCTCTAATAATGCAAACACTGATCAGGTGCAGTGTGCTTGCACATGCACTGTTGTTGTTTGGCTACCTGGTTTGATAATCAGTGAGTaatatttgtctttgtttttgtacaaaCAAGTGCAATAATGTACATGAACTCCAGCTGCATGAAACTGAATCTTCATTTCATCTAAATCAATTTTTACATACCATGTGATTCGTCATGCTTTCTGACAGaatttaatacaaaataatttatttgtgttcaaaacaaagagcagaaaattAGGTTGAACATAGGGAATTAAAACAAACCTAGGAAATTTAGCCAGAAAGGATTGTTTTCATTATGTATTAATTTCAGTGCCTTTCTGCCATGCATGGCTGCAGAACACTGTAGGGTTACAAAGAGACTCCAGCAGGTCTAGAAGTTAAGAGATTGAGGGGAATAATGTGCCAAACAGCCAAAGTGAGGTTGGAGTTAGTGCAGGATAAAGAAGCAGCTTTGCCCAAGTTAACCGAtatcccctctctctctgtctgactCTGCCAAAATAGCCTGATTCACACAACCAACACGTCCAGCATAGCGGCTGAAAAGGCTCCTCACACACAATTGCGACGAGTAGATAATTTTCTATGTGCGTTTCCAGGACCATGAATTCAAATTGGCTTATCTGGACAGCTAAATTGCCTCCCAGGGAAAAGACAGTACTCGTGGATTCAAACTTTTAGCGGTTTCACTTATTTCCCATTCTTTCCGCTAATAAATAGACTCTCTGTTTTGATAGCTACCCCTCCTTTATTTATGCTAATTAAAAGCAGTGACACCGAGCAGGAGCGCCGTTCACAGCTCCCTGGTCGAAGACGTCCAGACAATGGCTGTCACAAGTGTTGGTCACAGAACAACTGATGGATTAGGGAGTTGAAGCCAAGGTTTTTATGAAGTGGTTTGCTCAGAGGAAAGCTGTTCTTTTTGGTCCTTGTTCACACGTCTGTATTTGGGTTTTACTGTTACAGTTTACTTGCCAAGGACACAGACGTAAATTTCCCATGAATGGCTTCAGGAGACCATATCGCATACCAAACATGTAGCATTTttggaaggagaaaaaaaggaaatcgCAATTGACCTTGTTGCTAAAGAAAACTTTAGTTTCAGTCAATGGCTTGTCTCATTGTCATCAGTTCAGGGTTTAGCAGTAATCCTAGTCACTCGGCGCCTTGTACAGTCACTCTTGacatttgtgtgttgtgtgtggtaactacacacacagagcctgAAATCTGATACATTATTTTGGCTTCTGTGTGTATAGTATCACACTGCCTTGTGGTGGGGCTGTATTTAATCCCTAACTGTAGTTATTTGTCAGTCACATTGTTTAATAAGCTTGCTTTGAAGGGGCTGAGGTGCGATCTGGATTGAGCGATTATCCAAATACTAGGTTTTAAACCATATATGTACATATAGAAATCTACAAATGTGATAGTAGGAGTAGAGAAATACAACAAACATTACAGTAATCTAGAATTGGTTTTAATAATCTTAGCGTAACTATCACTCATTGCCGGAGTGTTTTCACAGCTACCTGTTGCTTCTCCCTCACTGAGTTGTTTTTGTGCGTCTAGATCCTGGAGAAGAACATGCGGCTGGAATGCAAGTGTCATGGTGTCTCAGGCTCCTGCACCACCAAAACCTGCTGGACTACACTTCCCAAGTTCCGCGAGCTCGGCTACATTCTCAAGGAGAAATATGCCCATGCTGTGCACGTGGAGCCAGTCAAAGCCAGCCGCAACAAGCGCCCTAAATTCCTCAAGATCAAGAAGCCTTACTCTTACCGCAAGCCCATGGATACAGACTTGGTGTACATAGACAAGTCGCCTAACTACTGTGAGGCGGACCCTCTGACTGGGAGCTTGGGGACACAGGGACGGGTGTGTAACAAGACAATGATGCAGCACATCAGCGGCTGCGACTTGATGTGCTGCGGTCGGGGATACAACACACACCAGTACTCCCGCGTCTGGCAGTGCAACTGCAAGTTCCTGTGGTGCTGCTACGTTAAATGCAACACCTGCAGCGAGAGG
The window above is part of the Acanthochromis polyacanthus isolate Apoly-LR-REF ecotype Palm Island chromosome 6, KAUST_Apoly_ChrSc, whole genome shotgun sequence genome. Proteins encoded here:
- the LOC110958480 gene encoding protein Wnt-7a; translated protein: MSRRTRRWILRVLLCLGIVYLKIGGFSSVVALGASIICNKIPGLAPRQRIICQSRPDAIIVIGEGAQMGINECQFQFKNGRWNCSALGERTVFGKELKVGSKEAAFTYAIIAAGVAHAITAACTQGNLSDCSCDKEKQGFYSKDQGWKWGGCSADISYGLDFSKVFIDAREVKQNARTLMNLHNNEVGRKILEKNMRLECKCHGVSGSCTTKTCWTTLPKFRELGYILKEKYAHAVHVEPVKASRNKRPKFLKIKKPYSYRKPMDTDLVYIDKSPNYCEADPLTGSLGTQGRVCNKTMMQHISGCDLMCCGRGYNTHQYSRVWQCNCKFLWCCYVKCNTCSERTEVYTCK